A single window of Nocardia sp. NBC_01327 DNA harbors:
- a CDS encoding IS3 family transposase, giving the protein MAAECAAPQITGARTDITRMARLLSVSTSGFYAWCQRAAATVLTDRQQRRADLTVKIQVVHTDSDGTYGAPRITAELREQGDRVSEKTVAAIMAEIGLAGISPRTFKIRTTITDPAASFPPDLVDRDFDRGRLDAVWTSDITYLTCGEGDMYLCAIRDEHSRKVLGWTVAEHMRTEMVTDAVELAVATRGGSCAGTILHSDRGAQYTAGAMAAVCSRHGLRRSMGATGICWDNAGAESLWSTFKHEYYYRHTFTTKSELVAAVDKWMNRYNTRRRHSAIGMLSPDRYERSLHAADSSAA; this is encoded by the coding sequence ATGGCCGCGGAGTGCGCCGCCCCGCAGATCACCGGCGCTCGGACCGATATCACCCGCATGGCACGCCTGTTGAGCGTATCGACCTCGGGTTTCTATGCCTGGTGCCAACGCGCGGCGGCCACCGTCCTGACTGATCGGCAGCAACGCCGCGCTGATCTGACGGTGAAAATCCAAGTCGTTCACACCGATTCCGACGGCACCTATGGTGCGCCGCGCATCACCGCTGAGCTGCGTGAGCAGGGTGATCGGGTGTCGGAGAAGACGGTCGCGGCGATCATGGCCGAGATCGGATTGGCCGGGATCAGCCCGCGCACCTTCAAAATCCGCACCACCATCACCGATCCCGCCGCGTCGTTCCCGCCGGATCTGGTGGATCGCGACTTCGACCGGGGCCGCCTCGATGCGGTGTGGACCTCGGATATCACGTATCTGACCTGCGGTGAAGGCGACATGTACTTGTGCGCGATCCGCGATGAGCACTCCAGAAAGGTGCTCGGCTGGACAGTGGCCGAGCACATGCGCACCGAAATGGTCACCGACGCTGTCGAATTGGCTGTCGCCACTCGCGGCGGTTCGTGTGCGGGCACGATTCTTCACTCGGACAGGGGCGCCCAATACACGGCGGGCGCCATGGCCGCCGTTTGCTCGCGTCACGGGCTGCGCAGGTCGATGGGTGCGACCGGAATATGCTGGGACAACGCCGGCGCGGAGAGCCTGTGGTCGACGTTCAAGCACGAGTACTACTACCGGCACACTTTCACCACGAAGTCGGAACTCGTTGCTGCAGTTGACAAATGGATGAATCGGTACAACACTCGGCGACGCCATTCCGCGATCGGAATGCTCAGCCCCGACCGCTATGAGCGGTCACTCCACGCGGCCGATTCCTCGGCCGCATAG
- a CDS encoding DNA/RNA helicase domain-containing protein has product MAPIDVVLAGVHPTRNTFSYAVIELKQWSKVGRPQGKKEGDIAYVYFDAYQKNKKHPAVQVYDNMIAMQTRHSLFDDRYVNLVGAAYLHNLREQQYQWICNVRPRGNVQTFTERTPGKLQAFLAQNFDKVSGADAAEALLERRRRTPSLQSVLGEVIRGHSRFTLVEHQLAAYDRILARLKDIQGGDRPPKQVFVISGRAGTGKSLIATLLLGEAIGSGLDARYVSGGVASRETFKEAAPRGTKNRFTTLSKLIEADDDAFELIVCDEAHRLYERPRRGSFGMHDGDSSVAVIVNKARVPVFFVDGDQRLFKEEVWTPVEIEEAAMEMGAEVVRFNLDRVVRSLGSTTYDTWVARLLAGNPVRWEPKDGNEPFELYYSDIPDRMERFLSSKQTPEVTARMTAGLCWPWEDRTGTVPEVKPTKRWGRPWNGPDKSVAPGVPDRLFWATQAGGFDQIGCVHTAQGLEYHWGGVIMGPDLTWDGSQWVLERQHVLSPAAKIRSDDDLHRALRNAYGVLLTRSMRGTVLYSTDSRTRELFADLGLPKCPNA; this is encoded by the coding sequence ATGGCGCCCATCGATGTCGTACTGGCCGGGGTTCATCCGACCCGTAATACCTTCAGCTACGCGGTGATCGAGCTGAAGCAGTGGAGCAAGGTCGGACGCCCGCAGGGCAAGAAGGAAGGCGACATTGCGTACGTCTACTTCGATGCCTACCAGAAGAACAAGAAACACCCTGCTGTCCAGGTATACGACAACATGATCGCGATGCAGACTCGGCACAGTCTGTTCGACGATCGCTATGTGAACCTGGTCGGTGCGGCCTACCTGCACAACCTTCGTGAACAGCAGTATCAGTGGATCTGCAATGTCCGCCCCAGAGGCAACGTGCAGACCTTCACCGAGCGGACGCCGGGCAAGCTACAGGCCTTTCTCGCTCAGAATTTCGACAAAGTCTCCGGTGCCGATGCGGCGGAGGCTTTGCTGGAGCGCCGGCGCCGTACACCGTCATTGCAGAGCGTGCTGGGCGAAGTCATACGCGGACACTCTCGATTCACACTGGTCGAGCATCAGCTCGCCGCATACGATCGAATTCTCGCGCGGCTGAAGGACATTCAGGGCGGCGACCGTCCCCCGAAACAGGTGTTCGTCATCAGTGGCCGGGCAGGAACCGGCAAGTCGCTGATCGCGACCCTGCTGTTGGGTGAGGCAATCGGTAGTGGTCTCGATGCCCGGTATGTTTCGGGCGGCGTGGCGTCGCGTGAGACGTTCAAAGAAGCCGCACCGCGGGGAACGAAGAACAGGTTCACAACGCTGTCGAAACTCATCGAAGCCGATGATGATGCGTTCGAGCTGATTGTCTGCGATGAAGCGCACCGCCTCTATGAACGCCCTCGTCGTGGATCGTTCGGCATGCACGATGGCGATTCCTCAGTCGCTGTCATCGTGAACAAGGCCAGGGTCCCGGTCTTCTTTGTCGACGGTGACCAGCGCCTCTTCAAGGAGGAGGTCTGGACGCCCGTGGAGATTGAAGAAGCGGCCATGGAGATGGGTGCCGAGGTGGTGCGGTTCAACCTCGATCGGGTGGTGCGATCCCTGGGAAGTACCACCTACGACACCTGGGTTGCCCGGCTACTGGCAGGAAACCCTGTCCGCTGGGAACCAAAGGACGGAAACGAGCCTTTCGAGCTGTACTACAGCGATATTCCGGACCGAATGGAGCGCTTTCTCAGCTCGAAGCAGACCCCTGAGGTGACGGCTCGTATGACCGCCGGCCTCTGTTGGCCTTGGGAAGACCGCACCGGGACCGTTCCCGAAGTCAAGCCGACCAAGCGGTGGGGCCGCCCGTGGAACGGCCCGGACAAGTCGGTGGCGCCTGGTGTTCCGGATCGCCTGTTCTGGGCCACTCAGGCAGGGGGCTTCGATCAGATCGGTTGTGTCCACACTGCTCAGGGTCTGGAGTATCACTGGGGCGGAGTCATTATGGGTCCGGACTTGACCTGGGATGGGAGTCAGTGGGTTTTGGAACGCCAGCACGTTCTCAGCCCTGCTGCCAAGATCCGGTCGGACGATGATCTTCACCGCGCATTGCGAAATGCCTACGGTGTGCTGCTGACCCGTTCGATGCGGGGGACTGTGCTCTACTCGACCGATTCGCGTACACGAGAGTTGTTCGCCGATCTCGGTCTTCCAAAATGTCCGAATGCTTGA